From Bradyrhizobium sp. 4:
CGGAAACCCGGCCGTGGTATAGCATGCGGCGGGCGTTTTTGGCCAGCAGTATGCAACATGGCAAACGTGCGAATTTTGCAGTTATTTCAGAGTGATGCCGCCAGCCGATGATACCGCTGGAACCGGTTTTTCAGGCGGTATGGGGCAAACGGCCGTCGGGGCTGGCGTGATCCACCGCCTTGGGCAGTTCCTGGGCCAGAATCTGGCCCAGCTGGTCGACCGGGATGTTGTAGCGGGCAGCCAATTGGCGGACGATATCGCTGCCGAGAACGCCGCGGAGCTGGTCGGCCGAGATCGGCAGGTTCTGGCCTTTGCCGAGCCAGGATTTGACCTGGTCACCGAACCCCGCCTGCTGGAGCTTTGCGACGATCGCGCCGAGACCGCCTTGATTGTTGCTGCCGAGCACCTCGCTCAGCACGTCGGGCAACACGGCTGCGCCGAGCTGGCCGAGCGCGCTACGCAGCGCCGGATTGTTCTCCAGCGAGTCCAGGATTCCCATGATGTCCCCTCTCCTTGCCCCTAGCTCCACGATTGAGCGCCGCCATGCACCATGCCGTCAAGCCGCGCTCAATCACATTCGCGACTACACGTTCTCGAACTTTTCGATGATGAGCGTTTCGGCGAGCGCGTCCCGGGTCCATTCCTGGAACGCCGGCAGCGCCAGCATCGTGTCCATGTAGGCCCGGGTCTCCGGCGTGACCTCGATTGCGTAGGTGCGGAAGCGGTGCACGACCGGGGCATACATTGCATCCGCTGCGCCGAAGCGCCCGAACAGGAACGGTCCATTGGCGCCATACCGGGTCCGGCATTCGCGCCAGATCTCCTGCACGCGCGCGATATTGGCCTCGGCGTCTGCCGACAGCGTCATGGGGCGCACCGGGCGGTGCAGGTTCATGCCGCATTCGTTGCGAAGGGCCATGAAGCCGGAATGCATCTCGGCGCACACCGAACGGGCATGGGCGCGGGCGGCGGCGGCGTCCGGCCACAACTTCACTTCCGGGTAGCGCTCGGCAAGGTATTCGATGATGCTGAGCGAATCCCACACCGTGATGTCGCCGTCGACCAGCACCGGCACCTTGCCGGCGCGGCTGAACGAGATGATCTGCTCCTTGTCCGCGGGATTGTCGGTGTAGAGCGGGATGAGGGTCTCAACGAACGGGATGTCGTTGGCGCGGAGCGCGAGCCAGGGCCGCATCGACCATGACGAGTAATTCTTGTTGCCGATTGCGAGTTTCAGCGCAGCCATGTCATCAGTCCTTCCCGATACGCTTGAAGCGAGCCGCTTTTAACGCCATCGCCTGCCGCCAATCAATCGTTGCTGCACCTCGCCATGCGTGGCAAGCGTTGCGATCCTCGCCAGGAGACAGACATGAGCAGGCATTGGGTCGACATCACCGCCGTCGGCTTCTTCATCATCGAGTGGCTGGTCTACGCGCTGACGCTGGAGCATTCGGCCTATGGCCGGGACAGCCTGTCGGCGCGCATGAACCGCTACCGCGAAGTGTGGGTGCGCCGGCTGCTCGACCGCGACGCGCGCATGGTCGACATGCAGATCATGGCCTCGCTGCAGAACGGCACCGCCTTCTTCGCCTCCACCAGCCTGATCGCGCTCGGCGGCGCGTTGGCGCTGCTGCACGCGACCAACGACGCGATCACGATCTTGAGCAAGCTGCCGATCGATCTCAGCACCTCGCCGGCGATGTGGGAGCTGAAATGCGTCGGCCTTGTCCTGATCTGCGTCTACGCCTTCTTCAAATTCGCCTGGTCGTACCGCCTGTTCAACTATGTCGCGATCCTGTTCGGCGGCATGCCGGCGGCCTCGCAGCGTGACACGCCGGAGGCCGAAGCCCATGTGATCCGCACCTCGCGCCTGTTCGAATCCGCCGGCCGCCACTTCAACCGCGGCCAGCGCGCCTTCTTCTTCGCACTCGGCTATCTCGGCTGGTTCGTCAGCCCCTGGCTGTTGTTCGTGACCACGGCCGCCGTGGTGATCGTGACCTGGCGGCGGCAATTCGCCTCGAGCGCGTGGGAGGCCATGGCGCCGGAGGTGGTGGATGGCGAGGAGACGAGGCGCGGTCGTTGACGCGCTTGTGTCCCGGACGCGCTGCAGCGCTCTTGCGCTGCGTCCGGGGTACGAGGGCGGAGTGTGGCGGACAAGTCGCTGCGCTCGCATTGACGCAGTATGAGGCGGCAGCGCCACTTTTCCAGCTCGCATTTTGAATTGCAGACATAGCTTCGCACTCTCGCGGCGCATTTCGCCCGTATCTTTGCCTGGTCACCTCCCCCTCTTATCCAAGGGCACAGGGAAGCCTGCGATCATAATCCTAAGCCGGCGTCTCGGCCTGTGCAGCGATTGCCTCATGGGAACTCCTGAAGTCGCTTTGATCTATCTCAATTCTCTGACTTGAGCGGGCATCAGCTTGAGGGAGTCGCGTCCATCGCTTCGCCGCGCCGGCCGGGCGCTTGGGCGCTTCCAGGGAGCTCGATATGATCAAGTCGCTCGGAATTGCCACGTCCGCCTTCTTCTTCGCAGTATCGGCTCAGGCGATGACACCTGCCCCGATTTCACAGCCCGAAAGCCTGATTACGGAAGTCGCTGCTGCCTGCGGCGTCGGTAGGACACGTATCAACGGCGTGTGCGTGGCACGGACCACCGTCCGGCATACCCGTCGGGCGGTTCGCAGATGTGTGAGAGGGACGACGTGCTGATTGGTTGTCCTCAAGGACAATACGCAGATTGGTGCGTCGCGATTAGAGTTCTGGAGTACCGACCCCAACGGTACATCGACGCCCCCACCGGCCTCAGTCTTTCCAGACTGAGGCCGTCTTGCGCCTGAAAGGTTGGACGGACCTGGTCACCTTGTGGGATTTATCGACGCGGGGAACAACTCCAACTGCAACGCTGATGCCGGCACGCCAACAATCAGCCTTCGAGAGCCGGTCATCGTCAACTGACGAAGCCGACGCTGCAGGTGAATAGCGCAAACACAAAAAGCAAATGTTTACGCAATTTACCACTCGACCATCAACGCGATGGTCTTCATTTTCTGGTCTGATAATTGCCTTGCGCACCTTGTTTGGTCGGATGCTCGGAGTGGTCCTGTCGTAGTGGAGGTGGCGGCATGTCCGAAATGGTCGAAGTGCTCGCCGGAACGAGTTTATTTCTACTCGCCTTCTCGCTGCTGATATTCGACATCCCCCGCTACACCTTATCGTTGGTGTCTCTTGCTCTGTTCAGCTCGAAGCGGCGAAGCGCCAGTGGGACGGTTTGCCAAGCGAGGGTAAGCGTGATTATCCCGACGTTCAACGGCGGCTCCGGGCTTGCTCCTTCGATCAGTTCGCTGCGCCGGCAAACCCTCCGACCTGTCGAAATCATCGTCGTCGACGACGGCTCCACCGACGAAACACGTGCGGTCGCGGAGCGGGCGAGAGCGCAGGGGCAGGTTGACATGGTCATCTGCCATGGGACGCGCTGCGGCCGCAGCGCCGCCATCAACGCTGCAGCACGGTTTGCCCGCGGCGATCTTCTCTTGACCGTAGATGCCGACACTGTCTTCGAACCGAACGCGGTTGAGCGCCTCGCGGCTGCGTTCAGCGATCCGCTCG
This genomic window contains:
- a CDS encoding YidB family protein; translated protein: MGILDSLENNPALRSALGQLGAAVLPDVLSEVLGSNNQGGLGAIVAKLQQAGFGDQVKSWLGKGQNLPISADQLRGVLGSDIVRQLAARYNIPVDQLGQILAQELPKAVDHASPDGRLPHTA
- a CDS encoding glutathione S-transferase family protein yields the protein MAALKLAIGNKNYSSWSMRPWLALRANDIPFVETLIPLYTDNPADKEQIISFSRAGKVPVLVDGDITVWDSLSIIEYLAERYPEVKLWPDAAAARAHARSVCAEMHSGFMALRNECGMNLHRPVRPMTLSADAEANIARVQEIWRECRTRYGANGPFLFGRFGAADAMYAPVVHRFRTYAIEVTPETRAYMDTMLALPAFQEWTRDALAETLIIEKFENV
- a CDS encoding DUF599 domain-containing protein yields the protein MSRHWVDITAVGFFIIEWLVYALTLEHSAYGRDSLSARMNRYREVWVRRLLDRDARMVDMQIMASLQNGTAFFASTSLIALGGALALLHATNDAITILSKLPIDLSTSPAMWELKCVGLVLICVYAFFKFAWSYRLFNYVAILFGGMPAASQRDTPEAEAHVIRTSRLFESAGRHFNRGQRAFFFALGYLGWFVSPWLLFVTTAAVVIVTWRRQFASSAWEAMAPEVVDGEETRRGR
- a CDS encoding glycosyltransferase family 2 protein, yielding MSEMVEVLAGTSLFLLAFSLLIFDIPRYTLSLVSLALFSSKRRSASGTVCQARVSVIIPTFNGGSGLAPSISSLRRQTLRPVEIIVVDDGSTDETRAVAERARAQGQVDMVICHGTRCGRSAAINAAARFARGDLLLTVDADTVFEPNAVERLAAAFSDPLVAGASCCIAISNERDSIWTGLKASNT